A stretch of Haloarcula marismortui ATCC 43049 DNA encodes these proteins:
- a CDS encoding YHS domain-containing protein, which translates to MATDPVCGMDVDESDPAATAEYDGQTYYFCAEGCKETFTSTPEEYV; encoded by the coding sequence ATGGCAACTGATCCAGTCTGTGGAATGGACGTCGATGAAAGTGATCCGGCGGCCACAGCTGAGTACGACGGTCAGACGTACTACTTCTGTGCCGAGGGCTGCAAGGAGACGTTCACCTCGACACCGGAGGAGTACGTCTAA
- a CDS encoding ABC transporter ATP-binding protein: MTVLTDADLEIRTGEIVGIVGANGSGKSTLMNILVGVLEQDSGTVERTGTVGWCPQEPLLYDRLTVGETFRLFGSGYGMTAEEIDEAKHRLASKLDFEQYLDYRIDQLSGGNRQKINLSIALMHDPDVLMLDEPYTGFDWETYLTFWDLAEELAADGTAVTMISHLIEEQSRLDRIYEVRDGQVYDVTDQEGETDATASERGEETDE; the protein is encoded by the coding sequence GTGACCGTCCTCACCGATGCCGATCTCGAAATTCGGACGGGGGAAATCGTCGGGATCGTCGGCGCGAACGGGTCGGGCAAATCCACGCTCATGAACATCCTCGTCGGTGTCCTCGAACAGGATTCCGGAACAGTCGAACGGACGGGAACCGTTGGCTGGTGTCCACAGGAACCACTGCTTTACGACCGCTTGACGGTCGGAGAGACGTTCCGACTGTTCGGTTCCGGATACGGAATGACCGCCGAAGAAATCGACGAGGCCAAACACCGCTTGGCGTCGAAACTCGATTTCGAGCAGTACCTTGACTACCGAATCGACCAACTCAGTGGTGGAAACCGGCAGAAAATCAATCTCAGTATCGCCCTGATGCACGATCCGGACGTCCTCATGCTGGACGAGCCCTACACTGGATTCGACTGGGAAACGTATCTCACGTTCTGGGATCTCGCCGAGGAACTCGCTGCCGACGGAACAGCTGTCACGATGATTTCACACCTGATCGAAGAGCAAAGTCGTCTCGACCGCATCTATGAGGTTCGTGACGGACAGGTCTACGACGTGACTGACCAGGAAGGCGAGACTGATGCAACGGCCAGTGAACGGGGGGAAGAGACCGATGAATAG
- a CDS encoding ABC transporter permease produces the protein MAGLPSMPTVEAIPIELGRLLGAIFGVAIIAGLMGLAQMISARAADRRLVQTGYPPRTLLATRLAALGGVTVVVAAVNYGVLWLTISPGAPVLTFVFLVLAGLVYAFLGALVGALLPRLFEGSLVVVFLAMMDAFLSGDSPLAADVPEFVEYFPLYHPKELLQEAMFQGTYTTGDLGFVAGYLLVLLVLVTAVFGVTMRTSGGWSA, from the coding sequence ATGGCTGGGTTACCAAGTATGCCGACGGTCGAGGCGATTCCGATCGAGCTAGGTCGCCTTCTCGGAGCGATATTCGGGGTCGCCATCATTGCCGGCCTGATGGGACTCGCGCAGATGATTAGTGCGCGTGCAGCCGATCGGCGACTCGTTCAGACAGGCTATCCACCCCGAACACTGCTTGCGACTCGATTAGCGGCGCTCGGAGGAGTGACCGTTGTCGTGGCTGCCGTAAACTACGGCGTTCTCTGGCTGACGATTTCACCGGGAGCCCCTGTCCTGACGTTCGTATTCCTCGTACTTGCCGGCCTCGTCTATGCGTTTCTTGGCGCACTCGTCGGGGCGCTCCTTCCACGACTGTTCGAAGGCTCGCTCGTCGTGGTGTTCCTTGCAATGATGGATGCGTTCCTCAGTGGCGACAGTCCGCTGGCCGCCGACGTTCCCGAGTTCGTGGAATACTTCCCGCTCTATCATCCAAAGGAACTCCTTCAGGAGGCGATGTTCCAAGGCACATATACGACGGGTGATCTCGGCTTCGTCGCCGGATACCTGCTAGTCCTGCTTGTACTCGTCACCGCAGTGTTCGGAGTGACGATGCGCACCAGTGGTGGGTGGTCCGCATGA
- a CDS encoding class I SAM-dependent methyltransferase, whose protein sequence is MDQSTLRHRITDQFSYRGERADIWRAFDLLFDTDEFLNLGYSEWYQPHIAGSSQRRLVTEVGSRVASHLPTTDGVRLLDVGCGRGGPALHLAYQFGFNVTGVDLVPYNIQMATENARGKHLDSEFIIGDATQLPFTRDSFTACTAIDALVYLPERNRVFATVADTLEPEGVLVVSDLVMQSDVTETERRLVDSFADAWDMPSLGTVEGYKAALDETSFELKAVEDITKHSVGRFRKWTTLYLQLLTSPLRALIERLLGAYDLDPPAITEQVRKAHHALPFLRHVIFVAELETT, encoded by the coding sequence ATGGATCAGAGTACTCTCCGCCACCGAATCACCGACCAGTTTTCTTACCGCGGCGAGCGAGCCGATATCTGGCGGGCGTTCGACCTCCTGTTCGATACTGACGAGTTCCTCAATCTCGGCTACTCGGAGTGGTACCAGCCACATATAGCCGGTTCGAGTCAACGTCGCCTCGTCACGGAAGTCGGCTCAAGGGTCGCGTCGCATCTACCCACAACCGACGGAGTGCGCCTCCTCGATGTCGGCTGCGGTCGGGGGGGTCCAGCCCTCCACCTCGCCTATCAGTTCGGCTTCAACGTCACTGGTGTCGACCTCGTTCCGTACAACATCCAGATGGCAACCGAGAACGCACGGGGTAAGCACCTCGATTCCGAGTTCATCATCGGTGACGCGACACAACTCCCGTTTACCAGGGACTCGTTTACCGCGTGTACAGCCATCGACGCACTCGTATACCTCCCCGAGCGGAATCGCGTTTTCGCTACAGTCGCAGATACCCTCGAACCCGAGGGGGTTCTCGTAGTCTCCGATCTCGTGATGCAGTCAGACGTGACTGAAACGGAACGGAGATTGGTCGATTCATTTGCGGATGCGTGGGATATGCCGTCCTTGGGTACTGTTGAAGGATACAAAGCTGCTCTCGACGAGACGAGCTTTGAGCTCAAAGCGGTCGAAGATATCACGAAACACAGCGTCGGACGCTTCCGAAAGTGGACGACGCTGTACCTCCAGCTACTCACGAGCCCGCTCCGGGCTCTCATTGAACGACTGTTAGGAGCGTATGATCTCGATCCCCCAGCGATTACTGAGCAGGTACGGAAGGCTCACCACGCGCTGCCGTTCCTGCGACACGTTATCTTCGTTGCGGAACTAGAGACTACTTGA
- a CDS encoding plastocyanin/azurin family copper-binding protein, which yields MTDYSRRQFLGALGAGTVASAGFTQPVAAQETPVVKMGNNYFDPIGLHVEPGTTVRFEIAAGAHSATAYPDRVPADATAFDSGTISQGSFEHTFEVPGTYDYYCIPHKTVGMVGRIVVGSPGGPAEDSPIPDGEVPDSETIVQNGAVAVGSDVDGSGSTDGGMMGPGMMHGRNGGWFGGLPFVGGALGMLGLVGGFLYWAMGRGDAPPESDDSAMETLQRRYARGEIDEEEFQKRRERLETGSEDPSR from the coding sequence ATGACAGACTACAGTAGACGCCAGTTCCTGGGAGCGCTCGGTGCTGGCACAGTCGCGAGTGCGGGATTCACCCAACCAGTCGCCGCACAGGAGACGCCCGTCGTGAAGATGGGCAACAACTACTTCGACCCGATCGGGCTCCACGTCGAACCTGGCACGACCGTCCGCTTCGAGATAGCAGCCGGAGCTCACTCGGCGACGGCCTATCCGGACCGCGTTCCCGCCGACGCCACCGCCTTCGACAGCGGGACCATCTCGCAGGGGAGCTTCGAGCACACGTTCGAGGTGCCCGGAACGTACGACTACTACTGCATCCCTCACAAGACGGTCGGCATGGTCGGTCGCATCGTCGTTGGTAGCCCTGGCGGTCCAGCTGAAGACAGCCCGATCCCGGACGGCGAGGTCCCAGACAGCGAAACGATCGTCCAGAACGGCGCCGTTGCCGTCGGCTCGGACGTCGACGGCAGTGGGAGTACCGATGGCGGAATGATGGGTCCAGGGATGATGCACGGCCGGAACGGTGGATGGTTCGGTGGGCTGCCGTTCGTCGGCGGGGCACTCGGGATGCTGGGGCTGGTCGGCGGCTTCCTCTACTGGGCAATGGGTCGAGGCGATGCACCTCCAGAGAGTGACGATTCCGCTATGGAAACCCTCCAACGTCGTTACGCACGAGGCGAGATCGACGAAGAAGAGTTCCAGAAGCGTCGTGAACGGTTGGAGACTGGGAGTGAAGACCCATCTCGGTAA
- a CDS encoding thioredoxin family protein encodes MTEVILFTQETCGACATQREKNEGIEDAYPDVEFREVDIQTDLETAEEYGVRKTPTTLVYANGEQTAEFIGIVDRDELEAAIESAGQQSPGLTNRLASIIRG; translated from the coding sequence ATGACGGAAGTTATCCTGTTCACACAGGAGACTTGTGGAGCGTGCGCAACGCAGCGAGAGAAAAACGAGGGTATCGAAGATGCGTATCCGGATGTCGAGTTCCGGGAGGTTGACATCCAGACCGATCTGGAGACGGCCGAGGAGTACGGTGTCCGAAAGACGCCAACGACGCTCGTGTATGCAAACGGGGAACAGACGGCCGAGTTCATCGGCATCGTCGACCGGGACGAATTGGAGGCTGCCATCGAGAGCGCCGGCCAGCAATCGCCCGGACTCACGAACCGGCTCGCCAGCATCATCCGTGGATAA
- a CDS encoding DUF302 domain-containing protein, with protein MEYTIQTSVTGEFDDVVDTTIAALKDEGFGVLCDIDVQATLEEKLGEEFRQYCILGACNPGLAHEGLNEEIELGALLPCNVIVYETDGGEVMVSAVDPQQLVGIADNEALDSIANEVHDRFERVLASVADELESSTEI; from the coding sequence ATGGAATACACAATACAGACTTCAGTCACCGGTGAGTTCGACGACGTCGTCGACACGACGATTGCGGCGCTCAAAGACGAAGGATTCGGCGTCCTCTGTGACATCGACGTCCAAGCGACGCTCGAGGAGAAACTCGGCGAGGAGTTTCGACAGTACTGCATCCTCGGTGCGTGCAACCCGGGGCTGGCACACGAGGGCCTGAACGAAGAGATCGAACTCGGCGCACTCCTCCCGTGTAACGTCATTGTCTACGAAACCGACGGCGGCGAGGTCATGGTGAGTGCCGTCGACCCACAACAGCTCGTCGGCATCGCCGACAACGAGGCACTCGACTCGATCGCGAACGAGGTCCACGACCGGTTCGAACGCGTTCTCGCCAGCGTCGCGGACGAACTCGAATCATCGACCGAGATCTGA
- a CDS encoding DoxX family protein: protein MSTQSIRTNFLGTETSFSVSGAWLSYWILLLRLTAGWWMLHAGLDKIWAWPFDASWFVGGAAQGTILAPFVTPFSDGILLAFVNVAVPLGQTAIGLGLILGVLTRTAAFFGAFMMLFFYFINGYGGGWANGMVTGELLGIMVFGTIVALGAGGVLAVDNRLREMELFENTRLRKLLG from the coding sequence ATGTCAACTCAATCCATCCGTACGAATTTTCTCGGAACCGAGACGTCGTTCTCGGTCTCGGGAGCCTGGTTGTCGTATTGGATCCTGCTGCTCCGGCTGACCGCCGGGTGGTGGATGCTCCACGCTGGCCTTGACAAAATCTGGGCGTGGCCCTTCGACGCCAGCTGGTTCGTCGGCGGAGCCGCTCAGGGCACGATTCTCGCCCCCTTCGTCACGCCGTTCAGCGACGGCATCCTGTTGGCGTTCGTCAACGTGGCGGTACCGCTTGGGCAAACCGCCATCGGTCTCGGGCTGATACTCGGTGTCCTCACGAGGACCGCCGCCTTCTTTGGTGCCTTCATGATGCTGTTCTTCTACTTCATCAACGGCTACGGTGGCGGCTGGGCCAACGGTATGGTCACGGGTGAACTCCTTGGGATCATGGTCTTCGGAACCATTGTGGCACTTGGAGCGGGCGGCGTCCTGGCAGTCGATAACCGCCTGCGTGAGATGGAACTGTTCGAGAACACGCGATTACGGAAACTCCTCGGGTGA
- a CDS encoding helix-turn-helix transcriptional regulator — protein MNRRRADTVVGVLLGFVLLAGGVLSWRAYQQRRAIEQSMGSMMGSSMGTMHGPDPLWYVVGTLLVAGVIGGVYYVVRGELTDPEVADTTAPVDPAQTSAATATSMDDDAAPATSINPESDPQARVLDLLPDDERRVLEPVLNSPGITQIELRDRSEFSKSKVSQTVSSLEERGLLYRERQGRTYRVYPSDDLRQQQPGK, from the coding sequence ATGAATCGCCGTCGAGCAGATACTGTCGTCGGTGTGCTTCTCGGGTTCGTTCTCCTGGCCGGCGGGGTACTCAGTTGGCGGGCCTATCAACAGCGTCGGGCTATCGAGCAATCGATGGGGTCAATGATGGGTTCATCTATGGGAACGATGCACGGCCCAGACCCCCTCTGGTACGTGGTTGGAACCCTGCTGGTTGCTGGCGTTATCGGTGGCGTCTATTACGTGGTCCGGGGAGAACTCACCGATCCAGAAGTGGCCGACACAACGGCGCCTGTCGATCCTGCACAGACATCGGCGGCAACAGCTACGTCGATGGATGATGACGCTGCACCGGCGACGTCTATCAATCCTGAATCGGACCCCCAAGCACGCGTTCTCGATCTCTTACCGGATGATGAACGACGCGTCCTCGAACCCGTCCTGAACTCCCCCGGAATCACGCAGATTGAACTTCGGGATCGATCTGAGTTCTCGAAGAGTAAAGTAAGCCAGACCGTGAGTTCACTCGAGGAGCGAGGTCTGCTGTATCGGGAACGACAGGGTCGGACCTATCGTGTGTATCCGAGTGATGACCTTCGGCAGCAACAACCGGGAAAATAG
- a CDS encoding SHOCT domain-containing protein, whose protein sequence is MTQLTTHIGRTARRLAILAVPLLVAATGPAVAHGSGSYGGGMMGGGWGLFGGAMGLWGFLWMGLLIAVPLYIVYALLNRGSGGNEEQSLSVLRERYARGELSDDEFDRRREQLERTG, encoded by the coding sequence ATGACGCAACTCACCACTCACATCGGACGCACTGCTCGGCGACTCGCGATCCTCGCCGTCCCGCTGCTAGTTGCGGCGACTGGACCGGCTGTTGCCCACGGTAGTGGGAGCTACGGCGGCGGCATGATGGGGGGCGGCTGGGGCCTCTTCGGTGGAGCGATGGGGCTCTGGGGGTTCCTCTGGATGGGGCTCCTCATCGCCGTTCCGCTCTACATTGTCTATGCGCTCCTCAATCGAGGCTCCGGTGGGAACGAAGAGCAGTCGCTGTCGGTTCTCCGTGAGCGCTACGCCCGCGGAGAGCTCTCGGATGACGAATTCGATCGGCGGCGAGAACAGCTCGAACGCACCGGATGA
- a CDS encoding AsnC family transcriptional regulator has translation MTQPELDDTDREILRLLAENARRPYSTIAEAVNLSPPSVSARVRQLEQEDVIRRFTVDLDLTQYENRIHVMVRLQPELGKTDSLRESILETPAVEHVFTTAEGEIVAVATPPRNTVGNWAQQYLPLTDVRRYDVQLLSNAAQSAYAEGTESALKCANCGTTVGEDGLATRVGGSLQQFCSENCETTYREQYTESQEKSDA, from the coding sequence ATGACCCAACCAGAACTTGACGACACGGATCGCGAAATCCTCCGTCTTTTAGCGGAGAACGCGAGACGACCCTACAGCACTATTGCTGAGGCTGTAAATCTTTCACCCCCGTCCGTTTCAGCACGCGTCCGTCAGTTGGAGCAAGAAGATGTCATTCGTCGATTCACCGTTGATCTCGACCTCACACAGTACGAAAACCGGATACACGTCATGGTACGCCTCCAGCCTGAGCTCGGAAAGACGGATTCTCTTCGAGAATCGATCCTCGAGACCCCAGCCGTAGAACACGTATTCACAACTGCGGAGGGCGAAATCGTAGCTGTTGCGACGCCGCCGCGGAATACAGTCGGAAACTGGGCGCAGCAATATCTACCACTGACTGACGTGCGGCGATACGACGTACAACTGCTGTCGAACGCTGCTCAATCAGCGTATGCCGAGGGGACTGAATCCGCACTCAAATGTGCAAATTGCGGAACTACTGTCGGTGAAGACGGACTAGCCACCCGTGTCGGTGGTTCACTCCAGCAGTTTTGCAGTGAGAACTGTGAAACAACGTATAGGGAACAGTATACAGAAAGTCAAGAGAAATCTGATGCTTAG
- a CDS encoding DUF411 domain-containing protein has protein sequence MERAVTRRELLRVGATTVALGTAGCLGSSSGDEWDIEGTLAVTNAQQYSSPGCSCCGKYASYLREQLDTTLGETETEDVTDLKRQHGIPSDLQSCHTLVLDEYVVEGHVPAEVIATMLEEEPAIDGIALPGMPAGSPGMGGTKSDTFTVYKLGGGKTGDVYTEI, from the coding sequence ATGGAACGGGCCGTAACTCGTCGCGAACTACTACGGGTCGGTGCGACGACAGTCGCACTCGGAACCGCCGGTTGTTTGGGGTCATCGAGTGGGGATGAGTGGGATATCGAGGGAACGCTAGCGGTGACGAACGCCCAACAATACAGTTCACCAGGCTGTAGCTGTTGTGGAAAATATGCGTCGTACCTGCGGGAACAGCTCGACACGACGCTCGGGGAAACCGAAACCGAGGACGTGACGGATCTCAAGCGCCAACACGGTATTCCATCGGATCTACAGAGCTGTCACACACTCGTCCTCGACGAGTACGTCGTCGAAGGACATGTTCCTGCCGAGGTTATCGCGACGATGCTCGAGGAAGAGCCGGCGATTGACGGCATCGCGTTGCCCGGGATGCCGGCTGGATCGCCGGGGATGGGCGGGACGAAGTCCGACACATTCACCGTCTACAAACTCGGCGGCGGAAAGACAGGTGACGTGTACACCGAAATCTGA
- a CDS encoding universal stress protein: MNSPSHLEVREGADINLYNQILIPLYGADIRDSVVQYGLSLAETYDAALHVLYIQDEERTEVESDQVTKQEEWDAAAVIEPVVDQAHSLGLNVIPAVDSGHSPGVIREYAEENDIDLLVHQKPTQTRLARILRRDVSSHIIQNISLPVLTIPDMDPSDPVGELSTSQFTDILVPTDGYDEASVAFKHGLQIAKRYDATLHGLFIISEQSYSSRPGFTWEEVTDSWEQRGTRLLEDITEKAATLDVPVRTTLRFGQPQQEILKYTEVTDIDLVTMGTRGLTGIRRLLQGSVAAQVIEEADYPVLTINRRTAELKKHPYTFLRKTNQNRKSRLY; this comes from the coding sequence ATGAACTCCCCCAGCCATCTAGAAGTTCGAGAAGGTGCGGACATCAACCTGTACAACCAGATCCTCATTCCACTCTACGGAGCTGATATAAGGGACTCAGTGGTCCAATATGGCCTATCACTTGCAGAAACGTATGATGCGGCTCTCCACGTGTTATATATTCAAGATGAGGAACGCACGGAGGTGGAATCCGATCAAGTCACTAAACAAGAGGAATGGGACGCAGCAGCGGTAATTGAACCCGTGGTGGATCAGGCCCACTCGCTCGGACTCAATGTGATACCAGCAGTGGATAGTGGGCACTCTCCAGGTGTTATTCGGGAATACGCTGAGGAGAATGATATCGATTTGCTTGTCCACCAGAAACCTACACAGACTAGATTAGCACGAATTCTCCGGAGAGACGTCTCCAGCCACATCATTCAAAATATCTCTCTTCCTGTCTTGACGATACCTGATATGGATCCCTCTGATCCGGTAGGAGAGTTATCTACTAGTCAGTTCACAGATATTCTCGTGCCTACGGATGGATACGACGAGGCATCTGTGGCCTTCAAACATGGGCTACAAATTGCTAAACGGTATGATGCAACCCTACATGGACTTTTTATCATTTCCGAACAGTCCTATTCGAGTCGGCCTGGATTCACGTGGGAAGAGGTCACTGACTCTTGGGAACAGCGGGGAACTCGGCTCTTGGAGGACATTACGGAGAAGGCAGCGACCTTGGACGTTCCTGTCCGAACTACGTTGAGATTTGGTCAACCTCAGCAGGAGATTCTCAAATACACTGAGGTGACTGACATCGACCTTGTTACAATGGGGACACGAGGATTGACTGGCATTCGTCGGCTATTACAGGGAAGCGTCGCAGCTCAAGTGATCGAGGAAGCAGATTACCCCGTTCTAACGATTAACCGAAGGACAGCTGAATTGAAAAAACACCCGTACACCTTTCTTCGAAAGACAAACCAGAATCGGAAGTCAAGGCTATATTGA
- a CDS encoding ABC transporter permease gives MSRTTTAFTIGIKEQARNYVLVALLVVLPVSFITLAFAVTQDVEMPVRTLVDGETVTVMRGMPEVHGVIMTPITSALIAGLAGLFLMREAKDTDGRLAVAGYRARQVITARFGVLAAITLIVTGVSVGVMLVDFQPEHLWWFVAAMLVVSVTYGLIGMLVGAVFDRLAGMWLMLILPMLDIGLFQDPLFIQSEPEWWMKLLPGYWPVRVMVDTGLTTDVDTTLSLVWATGYLLLVAVLTIGVYYRITQEK, from the coding sequence ATGAGTCGTACGACAACGGCGTTCACAATCGGCATCAAAGAACAGGCGCGAAACTACGTCCTCGTCGCTCTACTGGTCGTCCTACCGGTCTCGTTCATCACGTTGGCGTTCGCAGTCACCCAGGACGTCGAGATGCCGGTTCGGACGCTCGTCGACGGTGAGACGGTGACGGTCATGCGAGGGATGCCTGAGGTCCACGGCGTGATTATGACGCCGATTACGAGCGCCCTCATCGCGGGACTCGCCGGGTTGTTCCTGATGCGAGAAGCCAAAGACACAGACGGTCGTCTGGCAGTCGCCGGCTATCGTGCACGACAGGTAATCACTGCCCGGTTTGGGGTCCTCGCAGCAATCACTCTCATCGTTACCGGCGTCTCAGTCGGCGTGATGCTCGTCGATTTCCAGCCTGAGCATCTCTGGTGGTTCGTCGCAGCGATGCTCGTCGTCTCGGTCACGTATGGTCTCATCGGGATGCTCGTCGGGGCCGTTTTCGACCGCCTAGCCGGGATGTGGCTAATGCTGATTCTCCCGATGCTCGATATCGGACTCTTCCAGGATCCGCTGTTCATCCAGTCCGAGCCCGAATGGTGGATGAAACTACTCCCCGGCTATTGGCCCGTCCGTGTGATGGTCGATACCGGACTCACAACGGACGTAGATACGACTCTCTCATTGGTGTGGGCTACTGGATACCTCCTCCTCGTAGCTGTCCTCACAATCGGCGTCTACTACCGAATTACACAGGAGAAGTAA
- a CDS encoding SHOCT domain-containing protein, with translation MTSSNQLDTTTIVLLILGAIIVLPLLTMGMGFGGMMGYGGMMGGYGTTSGWWPLVGMLVQLVFLLLLLGGGYLVFRRVTASQSSRNPAMEELRMAYARGDLTEEEFEARRNKLERSE, from the coding sequence ATGACATCATCAAACCAACTCGACACCACAACCATCGTCCTCCTCATCCTCGGGGCGATCATCGTCCTCCCCTTGCTCACGATGGGGATGGGATTCGGCGGGATGATGGGATACGGTGGAATGATGGGTGGATACGGGACGACCAGCGGCTGGTGGCCACTCGTCGGGATGCTCGTCCAGCTGGTCTTCCTCCTCCTCCTGCTCGGTGGCGGATATCTCGTCTTCCGTCGCGTGACGGCATCGCAGTCGTCGCGGAATCCCGCAATGGAGGAGCTGCGTATGGCATACGCCCGCGGAGATCTCACCGAGGAAGAGTTCGAGGCGCGTCGGAACAAGCTCGAACGCTCGGAGTGA
- a CDS encoding permease has protein sequence MQATIIDGVLESLRIGVGFLWTAAWAIIMGLTITSLVQVYVSKERMAQVLGEGDLTGLTKATVFGAASSGCSFGAVAIGKGLFKKGAHAVNFLAFMFASTNLIVELGLMILILLGWEFLVAELLGGLILIAVMAAIVHLTLPENLFNEVREKLNERDHQAGVTEDPTCGMEGKDEYTLTTDGGETLKFCSEGCMETYRQETSSSGGWRDELLSWGGWYKVGNQYRKEWSMIWKDIVAGFLISGFVIVFVPQWVWNTLFIQGDGLLVTAENAVMGVIIAVLSFVGSMGNVPFAVALWGGGVSFAGIIAFVYADLITVPVLNVYRKYYGWKVMLYILGVFFVTMAFTGFLMELLFDALGIVPDLAGGETATEQTYFELNYTFYLNIIAFALSGFLLYVYRRGLGAPGQYRDPVCGMRTDDEGPSASHDGTTYYFCSKKCKRTFEEEPTEFTNQSPQISSHDHDHDH, from the coding sequence ATGCAGGCGACGATAATCGACGGAGTTCTTGAATCCCTTCGTATCGGTGTCGGATTTCTCTGGACGGCGGCGTGGGCGATCATCATGGGCCTCACGATTACGAGTCTCGTCCAGGTCTACGTCTCGAAGGAGCGGATGGCACAGGTGCTGGGTGAGGGCGATCTAACTGGACTTACCAAGGCGACTGTGTTCGGAGCAGCAAGCAGTGGCTGTAGTTTCGGCGCCGTCGCCATCGGGAAGGGCCTGTTCAAGAAGGGGGCGCACGCGGTGAACTTCCTCGCGTTCATGTTCGCGTCGACGAACCTCATCGTCGAACTAGGGCTGATGATTCTCATCCTGCTTGGCTGGGAGTTCCTCGTCGCGGAACTGCTCGGCGGCCTGATTCTCATCGCCGTCATGGCCGCCATCGTCCACCTCACGCTTCCCGAAAACCTGTTTAACGAAGTCCGCGAGAAGCTCAACGAGCGCGACCACCAGGCGGGCGTCACGGAAGATCCCACCTGCGGGATGGAGGGGAAAGACGAGTACACGCTCACGACCGACGGCGGTGAGACGCTCAAATTCTGCTCGGAGGGCTGTATGGAGACCTATCGCCAGGAGACGTCGAGTAGCGGCGGGTGGCGTGACGAGTTGCTGTCGTGGGGTGGCTGGTACAAGGTCGGGAATCAGTACCGCAAGGAGTGGTCGATGATCTGGAAAGACATCGTCGCCGGCTTCCTTATTTCTGGGTTCGTCATCGTCTTCGTCCCGCAGTGGGTGTGGAACACGCTGTTCATTCAGGGCGACGGCCTGCTCGTGACTGCCGAGAACGCCGTCATGGGCGTCATCATCGCCGTCCTCAGTTTCGTCGGCAGTATGGGCAACGTCCCGTTCGCCGTCGCGCTCTGGGGTGGTGGCGTCAGCTTCGCCGGGATCATCGCGTTCGTCTACGCCGACCTCATCACCGTGCCCGTCCTGAACGTCTACCGGAAGTACTACGGCTGGAAGGTGATGCTGTACATCCTCGGCGTCTTCTTCGTCACGATGGCGTTCACCGGCTTCCTCATGGAGCTGCTGTTCGACGCGCTGGGTATCGTTCCAGATCTGGCGGGCGGCGAGACGGCGACTGAACAGACGTACTTCGAGCTCAACTACACGTTCTACCTCAATATTATCGCCTTTGCGCTCTCCGGGTTCCTTCTGTATGTCTACCGGCGGGGACTCGGCGCACCAGGTCAGTATCGAGATCCGGTGTGCGGGATGCGAACCGACGATGAGGGCCCGAGTGCGTCCCACGATGGGACGACGTACTATTTTTGCTCAAAGAAATGCAAGCGTACGTTCGAAGAAGAACCAACGGAATTTACTAATCAAAGCCCGCAAATATCGAGCCACGATCACGATCATGACCACTGA